CATCTGGTCGGCGACCGCGGTGGCGACGAGTTCTTCCTTGGAGGAGAAGTAGGCGTAGAAGGTGCCGTTGGTCAGGCCCGCGTCCTTCATGAGCGTGGCGACTCCGGAGCCGTCGATGCCGTTGCGCTTGAGCCGGCGGCCGGCCGTCGTGATGATCCGCTGCCGTGTCTGCTGTTTGTGTTCCTTCGTGTACCGCACGGTGGGTTCCTCCCTGGCAGCCGGGGCGCGAGCCCTGGCTGCCGCCCTGGTCAGGTCAGTGTGCTGCGCCTGCGAGGAGAGCGGGGAAGTTGATCGTCGCGGTCTGCAGTTTCGGGTCGTGGGGCTCGGGGACGCCGCCGTCGGTGATGTACAGCCGGTCGCCGCGTACGGCGGTGGCGGAGGGCGAGGCGAGACCGTCCGTGCTGGTCAGGACGGGCTTGTAGGTGCCGTTGGGGTAGATGACCACGACTCTGTCCGGGCCGTTGTTCGAGGAGGAGCCGTTCTGCGCCGCGAAGACCACGTCGGAGTGGGGGGTCAGGAAGCTGAGATCGTCGATGTTGGGCAGGCCGCCGGCGACAACGCGGACGGGACCGGCCGTGCCGGTGCCGGTGATCGGTACCCGCAGTAGGGTGCCCTTGTTGAAGTTGGTGATCCACAGGGCGCCGTTGTGGAACCGGAGCCCGTTGGCGCCGATCGGCAGGGCTTCGGTCGGCACCGGCGCGAGAGCGTCGTCGATCAGCCACGGGGTCACCGATCCGCCTGAGACCGGAACGGACCAGATGATGCCCTTGAGGCTGTCCGCGATGTAGAGAGTGCGTCCGGCCGAGTCGACGGCCAGACCATTGGGTCCCGAGTCGGCGGGCAGAGCGGCGACACGGTGAGAGGAACCGTCGGCAAGCAGCTTGTACACGCCGTTCCTGGCCGCGTTGCCCGGGGCCCACAGCGCGTAGTAGACGGTGCCGTCACTGCCACGGGCGTTGCCGCTGATCGCCTCACCCACCTGCCCGGTGGCAAGCACCGTGCGCACTCCGGAGGCGGAGATGCGCATCAATTCCGGACCGTGGGTGCGCTGGCACACCGCGCAGCTGCCGAGCAGGGACAGGGTCACCGAACCGTCGGGGTTGGCGGTGATGTTCTCGGGGATCTCGCCGGCGGCGTAGTCGAAATTGGCCGCGGTTCGTACGTTGCTGACTGCGGATCCGCTGTACGGGTGTCCTGTCCCTGCGGACGCAGACCGCGCCGAGATCAGGACGGCCGCCGAGGCGGTGACCGCCAGCGCTGAGCCGACGCTCTTCTTCAGAAAACGCTTTGCGCTCGTTGCACTGCGCAGTGCCGTTTGCTGCTGCATGACTCTCCTCGACAAGGATGTGAGCTACTGGGCAATGGGCCTTCAGGGACATCAGGGAAGCCGACGATGTCCGCCACATCGGACATTCGGCAGGAGCGGCACCCTTGCGGCCGGACGGGATGACGCCGGCACTCATTGCTCCGGGCGGCGATGTCAGGTGGGCATCCTGTTGGTCTTGCGGACCTGCTTGTCGAACGTCCCGGTGGGGACGAGGCGGCGCGCTGCGCTGATGCGTGTGGCGAGGGGGCCCGCGGTGTAGCGCAACTTCGGCTTCTTGTCGGATGCTGCTGTGACGATCACCTTGGCGACGACGGCGGGGTCATCGCCGTCCTTCATCGCGTCCGCGATCATCTCGTCGAAGATGCGCCGTCGCTCCGCGTACAGCGGCAGCGGGGTGTCGGGCTGCGCGGCGTTCGTGTCGAAGCTGGTCTTGGTGTATCCGGGCTCTACGAGAAGGACCCGGACGCCGTGCTCGCGGACCTCGTGGTCCAGGGACTCGGAGTAGCCCTCGAGCGCGTGCTTTGCCGAGACGTAGAGGGCCATGAAGGGCTGGGGGATGAGCCCGAGGACGGACGAGACGTTGATGATGCGTCCCCCTCCCTGGGCGCGCATGTGCGGCAGGACCGCCTTCGTCATCCGCATGACACCGAAGACGTTGATGTCGAAGACGCTCTGGGCCTGGGCGAGCGAGTTCTCCTCGACGGCACCGGCTGAACCGATACCGGCGTTGTTGACCAGGACGTCGATCCGCCCGAACCGGTCGATCGCCTGCTCGACCACGGCGGCGGCGGATTCGTCGCTCGCTACGTCGAGGTCGAGGTACGTCACCCCGGCGGGCGGGGTGAGTCCCGAGGTTCTCCGTCCGGTTCCGATGACGTCGAAACCCGCCGCGACGAGGGCGCGGGCCGTCTGATTGCCGATCCCGGATGAGGCCCCTGTCACGAGCGCCACCGGCCGAGTTGCCGCCATCACGTACTCCCTCGCCTTTGTCTTACAGTCGTATGTCTTACGTTCGTACGACCATACGGGCGTCGTCGATCGATTGCAAGTGGTCGCGACCGGAGATTCAGCAAACGATCCGGAAAGAAGGGCTCAACAGAACAGGGTTCTTACTCCTGCGCGTGTTCTGCCGGCGACCGAGCGGACTGCAGCCGCAGTCCGGAGACTCCGTGGAGGAGGGCACGGCAGTGAACGACGCGCAAGGAGGTCGAGGCGACGTCATGCAGGAAGGCACCCAACCGCACCCTCACCGGCGGGGGAGTGACCTTCGCCTGTCGCGCCCGGTTCGGGCGAAGGGCATCGGGAGCGTGCCCGGCCCAGCCTTGCGTGTGAGGTTGTCCGAGTGAGCTGAGGACTCCTCGTCAGCTTTCCCTGTGCCGGCCGCTCTGTCGTGCGCGCCTGATGGAGACGGACCTTGGTGCGGTTTCCGCACCGGGACATGGAGCACCAGCGACGGTTGCGGGCCGGGGAGCGATCCAGGAAGCGCAGTGCGCAGCGGTCCGCTCCGCAGACGCGGACGGTACGTTCACCCAGAAGATCCACTGTCCGGAGAGGTTTTCGGTGAGTACGCCGCCGATGAGCGGCCCGTTCCCGCCGTCAGCACAGTGCGGTGATCCTGATCCCGACCACCGTGCCATCGCCTCGTAGAGTCAGAGCCACCGGGCCTTCGTGACGCACACAGTCGAGCCGGCCGAGCGTGGTCTCCCGACCGTCCGGTCCGCCGACGGCGATCCCCTCGGTGACGGCCATGGCGAGCAGGGTCTCGCCCGCGGCGCAGGCCATTTCCGTCCCCCGTGACGTGACGGTGATGATCCGCACCCTTGCCGTCGCCCGGCTTCTACGGGTCATCACATTCATGTTGCGGACCGCGCCCGCTTCCAACTGACAGTCCGTCACTGCGTCGCCTGAGAAGGCGAAGGGACTCAACGGCCCGACCGGATGGGGTGTTCCGTCCACCGTCAGCACCATGCCCTCGCCCTCGACGAGGGTGATCACGCGGTCGATCCCGGGAAAGGCGGAGAAAGGGCCTCGCGCGTCCACGTCGGCGACACTCACCCGCCAGTCGAAGCCGTCCGCGGGCTCCGTCGAGGCCAGGGGAGCGTGCACGGTGCCCGCCGCGACCTCTCGGGTCGTACCGCCGTGGTTCTTCCACGGCACCCTGCGGTACTCGCTCCAGCGCAGAGCATCTCCGCCCATCCGACACCGCCTCCTTGCACCGTCATCCAGCCGGCCGCGTCACCGACGGACCCGGGCCACCGGTCTCTCGGTCGTCAGATCGCAGGAGTGCCCAGCCACGTGATCATCGAGTCCAGGGCCAGCCTACGCACCGACCAGAGGCGGAGGGCGGGGGTGCCTCACCGGACAGGGCAAGCCGCGAGGCTCGCGAGCCGGAAGTGCCCCTCATTTCAGGTGGGCGAAGCCGTGCTCGTAGACCACGCAGACGGACGCGATCAGCTTGTTGGCCTGCTTCCTCGCCGGGGTTTGATACGTCCTCTTCAGGAACTGCGGGCTGCCTGTTCCAGGGCCGTACGGATCTCCTTGACGCCGGTGGGCTTTCCCGGGTCCTGAGGCCAGGGCGGCCGGGGGTCGGACAGATAGGGGACAACCCAGGCGGGGCTGCAGTCCTGGACGCGCCAGCTCTCCGCTGTGGCCCCGGCGTCGACGGTGTCGTAGCCGAGACCGCCGAGCAGAGCGGTGACGGACTCTTTGGCCGCGTCGTCGTTGCCGGTGATGGGGGAGCGCGCTGCGGTCGGGGGATCCGGCGGGACGGGCGAGGGAGACGAGGTGCTCGAAGCCCTGGACCAACATGACCACCGACAGGTCGCCCGGTGCCGTGGGTACGCGGCAGGCGATGCGGGTGGTGGTCAACCGGCGGCGACGATCCGCCACCGCTGGTTCGCGCTGGTGCTGTCACTCCACTGGCCCAGATCGGATCCGCTGCCGGTGCGGCCCATGCCGTCGATGTACTTGCCGGTGGCGCGGTTCTTGATGCGCACGTTGTCGGCGTCGGTCAGCACCGACCACTGCTGGCTCGTGCTGTTGCTGTCACCGTACTGGGCGGCCGCGGATCCGTCCGAGGTACGGCCGGCCCCGTCCAGGTACAGGCCGGTCGCCCGGTTCTTGATGCGCACGTAGTGCCCGGCGTTCTCGACGGTCCACTGCTGCTCGTTCCTGCTGCTGCTGCCGCTGGCTTCGCCGACGGCGGACCCGCTGGTGGTGCGGCCCTCACCGTCGATGTACAGGCCGGTGGCGGCGTTGGTGATCCGCACGTAGGTGCCGCCGCCGCTGCCGATCCCCCAGGCGTACTGAAGGCGGGTCAGTCCCGAGGCGTTCACCAGAGACAGCCTGATGCCCGAGCCGGTGCCGCTCTTGCTGGTCATGCTGTACCAGTCGCCGTCGCGCAGGCCCGGCCAGTAGACGCTTCCCATGCCGAGGGCGCGCAGTTCGCTGCTGACACCCCGGACGTAGTCGGCGAAGAACGAACCACTGGGGATGCTGTAGTCGATGGCGCTGTAGTTGACACCGTTCTTGCTGCCCGGGCTCATCGGGCCGCCCCACTCGGTGGCGATCGTGCGGGCGGCGTAGCCGCCGATGTAGCCGGCGAGGTGCTCCGCCCACTCGGTCTCGTCCTCGTATCCCGCGAAGAACGAGTAGTCGTGCACCGCGAGGAAAGTGCCGTCCAGACGGCTGTCGCCTCCGACCGCCGCGACGTTCTGGGCCAGCCCCGCGCCGTCGAGGATCACCCTGGAGCGGGGCACCGAGGGGTACCTGGCCAACCAGCCGCTGTACATGTCGTCCAGGGCGGTTGTGCCGTAACCGTAGGGCTCGTTGATGACCTCGAAGTAGGCGTGGGAGTTGGAGCCGTACTTCTGGACGACCTTGTCCCACATCTGGTTGAACCCGGCAGTGCTCGTCGGCTTGCCGCCGGTGTACGCCCAGTAGGCGAGGATCACGTTTCCCTTGGTGAGGGCCGTGTCGATCGCCCCGGTGTAGGTGTTCCAGTAGTCGGCGACAGTGGGCTCATTGATGGGCATGCGCACTGTGTTGGCGCCCGTCGTCGCGTACATCTGGCCGACGACCTGGTCCGCCACGGTGGAAGCCGAGGAGTAGGTGTCCGACGCGCCGAGCCCGGACGGGTGCAGGACGCCGTTGACGAAGTTGTCTCTCTGGTCGGCCCAGTTCACTCCTCTGAACTGCGAGGTGGCAGCGTGCGCCTGGTGCGGAACGGCCACCAGAATCGCCGCGACGAGTGCGAACACCGCCAGCACTCTGGTCATCATGGCCGGTATTCCACGTGTATCGGCTGTCCGGGTGCCCATCGAGTCTCCCATCGGCTTGTCCCTTCTGTGTGCAGCCCCTGCAACGCACGGGCCAACGAGATGCGGCCCCTCGGGTGGATGAAGCGGCGCGCCTGCCGGGCTATCCGAGTGTCCAGCGCTGATTGGTTCCGCCGGTGCAGGTCCACAGTTCGACCAAGGCTCCGTTCACGGTGGACGCGCCGGTCACGTCCAGGCACAGGCCGGACCCTGCCCCGGTGATCGTGCCGTTCGCGTTCACATTCCACTGCTGGTTCGAGCCGCCGTTGCACGACCAGATCTGCACCTTCGTACCAGGACGGGCGCCCTGTCCGGCGGCGTCCAGGCACATGGTCGAGCCACCGCTGTAGACCGTCAGCTGACCGGAGGAGGTGCGCGTCCACGACTGGGAGGCCCCGCGGTTGCAGGTGTAGATGTCCGTCTGTGTGCCCGCTGCCGTGCCGGAACCCGGTACGTCCAGGCACTTGCCGGCACCCACCGCGTGGACCGGCTGACCGCCGGCAGGCGGCGTCGAACCGTCAGCGGGAACGTAGGGGCACTTCGGCTGGTAGACCGAGACGGTGGAGGGATCCGGCAGTGTCGGGCAGAGGAACTGCGTATAGCGGGTGTCGCTGTCCACGAACACCTTCAGCCAGGGGATCAGCAGCTTCATCTCCACGTTGTTCGGACGGGTGTAGTACACGTGGTCCGCTCCGGCGATCTGGGCGAAAGCGCTCTGCGTGGTGCCCGGCAGCGTGGCGTACAGACTGCTGAGATACGAGGGGGTCACGACCGTGTCGTTCTGGCCGCCGATGACCAGCGTGGGCACCGTGTCGGTGGCCATGCTCAAGCCGTTGCCGGGGAACCCCGGAGCCAGACCGATCATCGCCTTCAGCGACGGCCGGCGTTCCGCCGCGATGATCGCTCCGGCTCCGCCCGCGGAGTGTCCGAGTACGGACAGCCGGTTCGGGTCGACCTCCGCCTTGACGGGGCTGCGTGTGGTCAGCCAGTCCAGCCCCGCCAGCAGTTCGGCGGCCCGGGCATCGGCGCCGTCGGTGCGGCTGTTGGTCTCGACGCAGATCACCACGAACCCGAACGAGGAGAGCCACGGGCCCATCCACGCTTCCTCCTGGGCGCACAGCGCCGAGTAGCCCGGCACGATCGCCAGTGCCCCCCAGGTGCCCAGGCTCGTGTCCGTCGGGTAGTAGACCACCCCGCCGTTGAACCCGTTACCCGGCGCCACATCCATCTGTGCGGTGGGGAACGGGCCGCGCGAGGCCTCGATGCCGGCCACGGTGGGATCGGGGCCGCGCTGGTACGAGTTGCTCTGGGCGACCCGCGGCGCGGCGGCGCCTGACTCCGACGTGGCCGACGCCGGTGCCGCCACGAACATCGCAGCGAGGACCGCCGCGACGGCCGCCACCGCCGTCATCGTGGCCGTCCACGACCGCCGCCGCCCCGTTCTCGGGCTCCCCGCTTCGGCACGTCCCTGCGTTGATCTCGACAACGGCATGGTGAACCTCCCGGCGGGAAGAGCGAGAGTTCCTGGATAGTGGCATGCGCAGAAAGGTTGAGATCAGACCAAGCACCTCAGTGATGGGATGTATAGCGCGTCGAGTCCACTGCTGGGTGAAGATGCCATAGCAATGCGTCGACTACAAGAGCTTGTTCGCACTCGCAGTGAAGCGAGGGGAGCGATCAGGACAGCCAACCTCCCTACAGAGGTCCCATGTCGCGGATTGGCTGGGCCGCAACCCACTGCCGCCCTATGGTTTTCCTAGGGCTGGTCACCCGCGCGGCCTATCCGGAGATCCCGCCCCGCGTGGAGTACGAACTCACCCCGGCAGGCGCACGACTCGAGGTTGTGTTGGCCACCATGGACGCCTGGGCCGAACAAGACCTTCCCCGCACCGGCGCGGCCCCCGTCGAAGATCGATAGCAAGGACCCGCCGACTGCCGGGCCCGCGGACAGGCGCTGACGCAGCGGCACACAACCCCGTCCGCCACGGTGGGGCGCCCGGCCACGAAGTCTGTCCCCAAGGGAACGGATGTCTGCTGGAGGAATGATCGACAGCGACGACCCGAATGTGAGACAGGGCTGTTGGATTTACACTCCCCGGCCTGATCAGGAACGTCCCTCAAGGTGAGCCACACCCACTTGTGATGGCCGAGATGCGCCCGGATCGGGCTGCCAGGCTCGGCGCTGGTCCTATCTGGGGTTGCTGAACGTTCCTGCAGGTCAAGAGGGTGGCGCGGGTTCAGGCAGCAATCCAGATCATCAGCGGGTCCTCATGGCCGGCATTCTGGCCACCACCACGGACTGCCCACTGACATCGCAGCGGCCCTGGCACCGCTCGCGGACAGCGACAGCGTCCTGCACGACAACCCCCTCAAGAGATCAAGGCCGATCAGGCTCGCCCTCCTGGACGCCGTTCGCTGACGCCCCAGCATCGTTGCGCTCACGCAGTGGGGGCCTCGCGGACGCGCTGGCCGGTGAGGAGGAGGTGCGAGAGGTTCGACCAGGTCGCAGCGGGGCCGCCCGGTCCCCTGCTGCACGAACTCGCCTGCCCCGCCCCGCCTCCCGCCCCGCCCCGTAGGGTGCTGTCAGGGCTTGCGGGGGAGGGACGGCCACACGCGACGCGGACGCCTGTCGACGCAGAGTAGGCAAAGAACCAACGGTGGCCGCCCACGGGGGCGCGGACCGTCACGCGCGGCCTTCGCCGTAGAAGCGCACATAGTCGACTGTCATCGTCGCGGGCGACGGCGTCGAGGCGTCGGGAGGGCCGGGCCAGTCACCCCCGACGGCGACGTTGAGCAGCAGGTGCATGTCCTGTTCGAAGACCCAGTCGCGCGCGGCGGGCAGCTTGGACGGAGTGAGGGTGAAGTACGGCTTTCCGTCGACGGACCAGGTGATGCGGCGCGGCCGCTTGTCGACGGCGTAGGTGTGGAAGGCGCGGGAGGCATCGGCCGGGAGGGTGGTGGAGCCGCCGATGCCGTTCTCGTTGAAGTAGGTCGGCCCGTGCGCGGTGCCGTACACCGTGCGCGGTTCGGCGCCGACCACCTCGCAGATGTCGATCTCGCCCTGTCCGGGCCACTCCACCCCGTTGTTGCCGAGCATCCAGATGGCCGGCAGCAGCCCCGTGCCGGTGGGCAGCTTCGCGCGGACCACCACGCGTCCATGGGTGAGCGCGGTTTTTCCCTCGGTGGTCAGACGGGCCGAGGTCCAGGTGCAGAACTCCCGTGTGTAGCACGGCAGCTCGGATCCGGCGGGGGCCGGCCGTGCCGATATCAGGAGGTGTCCGTCGCCGTCGAGGGCGGAGTTGGCCGCGTCGTCCGTGTAGTACTGCAGCTCGTTGTTGCCCCATCCCTCGGCGTCCCGGTTCCCGGTCTCGGTGTTCCAGGACTCCTCGGCCGGCCGAGTGGCGGCCGCTCCACCGAACTCGGCCCGCCAGAACGGCCTTTCCTGGGCCGGGCCGGAGCGTGTGCCCGGAGCAGCACCGCAGCCGCAGAGCAGTCCGCCCAGCGCCAGCACGAGTGCCAGGCGGGTACATAGGTTCATCGCAGTGCTCCTGTGAGGCTGTGCGGGTCGGGGCCGTAGGCACTCTAAGAATTCCTCACAAAGTGAGAGGTTGACCAGTCGGCGCCAGCAGATGATGCCGCAGGCCAGGGAGCAATCGTCAAGAGTTGTGGGTGAGCTGACTTCAGCTCTCGCTGCGGTGGTTGAGGGTGATTCTGGCGGTGTTGCGGATCCGTTTGGTGCGGCCGGCTTCGGCGAGGATCTCGATGGCCTCGGTGTTCGTCCCGACGGCGGTCTTGAGCTGGAGCCAGTTGGTTGACGCGAGCAGGTTCTCCGGCTGCCAAGGCAGCTTGAGCATGATGGCGCGGAACAGTGACCACTCCCGCAGGCGCTGAGCCAGGAAGGGGTGGTCGATCGTGGCCTGGGTCATCGCCTGCGCCCATCCCTCGTAGGCGGGATCGGGGTAGAGGGCGGCGGCTCGACGGTCCAGGTGCCGCAGCACAGCAGACTGGGCCATCGTTAGGTCTGCATCGGTGAGCACGCGGCTGACCAGGTCAATCTCGGTCGCCTCGGCAACGTGCTCCAGCTTGTCGAGGTAGGCCGCGAAGCGGACATGCTCGTCCGGATTCTGCAGGATGTCGTGGACGTTCATGCGACCTGCTCCTCGCGCTCGACCAGGACGCCGTTCTCGAATCGTGCACCGGCGCGGACCAGGGACACCAGGTGAGCTCCGATGATCGCACGCCATCGCGCCTGAGCCGACTCGACCAGCTTGAACACCATCGCGAGGGCGGCCGCCGGGCTGCCCGCGCCGCGTGTGACCTTGGTACGGAGCTTGACCGTGGAGAAGGTTGACTCGATGGGGTTGGCGGTCCGCAAGTGAATCCAGTGCTCGGCTGGGAATTCGTAGAAGGCGAGCAGTTCGCCCCGGTCCTCGGTGATCTTCGCGACGGCCTTCGGGAACTTCGCCCCGTAGGTCTTCGCGAACGCCTCGGTCGCCTTCTCTGCGTGGGTGCGGTCCTCGGCGTTGTAGATCTCCTGCATCGCTGGGGTGCGGTGGCTACGCGGAGGGTCTTGCCCATCGGAGTGAGTTCGTAACTGACGTGCGGCGGCATGACGTTGCGGACGGTCCGTGTGAGGATCCCGTCGCGTTCCAGACCGCGCAGGGTGACGGTGAGCATACGCTGGAGCGAGGAAGAGCATGGCCAATCTGGTCTACGAGCGGGTCTCGACCGGCCCGCAGTCGACCGACCGTCAGAACCTCATCCTGGACGAGGCCGGGATCGAGGAGCCAGTCGTCTTCGAGGAGGAGCCCCGCACATCGAGCCGCCTTCATCCGCTTCAGCGGCCGAAGTTCGGCGAACTGCTCACGTACGCGCGGCCGGGCGACACCCTGCAGATCTCCGAGATGTTCCGTCTCGCACGTGGCATCGGCCGCTTCCTCGACATCCTTACCGCGACCGCCTCGTCGTGCGCATCCATGACGGAGTGTTCTCCGCGATGGACCTCACTGCCCGCCGCCAGCGCACCGGCGAGCTGCTGTCGACCGTGTAGTTCATGGTGCAGACCCTCGCCGCCGCCGGCGAACTCCAGCGCGACCTCCAACGGGAGCCGACCGATGACGGGCTGCGGGCTGCGGGCCGCCGAGGTGATAGCCAACAAAAGGGCGGGCGCCGCCCGGCCGTCCCGGCCGAGAAGACCGCCCCCGTCCGCACCGCGTACCTGGAGAGCCGGTCCATCGCTGCCCGCGGCCGCGACCACCATGTCAGCCGCGCCGCCATCGCCGATCTCCTCCCCGAATACAAGGCCGACCAGGACGCCACGGCTCCGGAACTGGCAGCCGTCCTTGACCTGTTGAGCAAGTTCGCGGACTTCCTCCGCGCCACCGAGTTGGAACCCGCCGAGCGGGCCGCGCCCGACCAGGGCGTCACCGTACGGCGCGGTCAGTTCCTGCCGGAACCCCGATTTGCCTGGTGATGGCAGGTGTCACGCCTGGACGGTGGGGCGAACATTGATCTCGCCGATCTCGACGTCGTTGGGCTGCTCGATGGCGAAGGCCACCGCGCGGGCGACCGCCGCCGGAGCGATGCCCATCGCGTCCATGTTCTTGCGCGTCTGCTCGCGGATGTTCGGGTCCGCCATGGAGTCGGCGAGATCGGTGCGGATGTATCCCGGCGAGATGGCGGTCGTGCGCATCACCCCATCGGTGGACTCCCTGCGCAGTCCCTCGTGGACGGTGCGCACCGCGTTCTTGGTCGCGGCGTAGACGGCCATCGAGGGGGACACGCCGGACAGGCCGGCCACGGAGACGATGCTCACCAGGTGGCCCGATCGCTGCTCGCGGAAGGCGGGCAGCACGGCGGCGATGCCGTTGAGCGTGCCGCGGAGGTTGACATCGATCATGGCCGACCAACTCTCGGTGTCCAGGTCGGCCAGTGGGCTGATCGGGGCGACGCCGGCGTTGTTGACCAGAACGTCGATGCGGCCGTACTGGTCGATGGTTGCGGCGACCAGGCGCTGCAGGTCCGCGGCCTTGGTGACGTCGACGACGCACGTGGCCGCACGGCCGCCCTGCTCCCGGATCTCCTGCGCTATGGCATCGATGCGCTCGCCGCGGCGTGCTGCGAGGACGACTGCCGCGCCGCGCTGGGCGAGCAGCCGGGCGGTGGCTTCGCCGATGCCGCCACTCGCTCCGGTGATGGCGACGGTCTTGCCGTGAAGAGAGAGCACTACTGCCTCCAAGTAAAGTGGACACGTGTCCACTTCGTAGGCAGCCTACCGGACACATGTCCACTTGTCGGAAGCGGAACATCAGGAGAGGCCCATGAGCGCGCCAGCACGCCGTCCGGATGCGGTGCGGAACCGGACCCGCATCGTCGAGGCTGCGCGTGCAGCCCTCGCCGAGTCCCCCAGCGTCCACCTCAACGAGATCGCCAAGCGCGCCGGTGTGGGACAGGGAACGCTCTACCGGAACTTTCCCAACCGTGAAGCACTCCTCGCGGAGGTCTACCGACGCGACGTCGAAGAACTCGTGACCGCCGCCTCCGATCTGCTGGCAGCACACGAGCCCGTGGAAGCCTTGCGTCACTGGCTCGACCGAGTGATGGACTACGCGGAGATCAAGTACGGCGTTCTGGCGGTGCTCGAGCCGGCAGCGTGGCAAGACCTTGTCGCCCACAGCCAGAACCCCATCGAAGGCGCCCTCGGCCGCCTGCTGGACGCCGGGAAGGCAGCCGGTTCCATCCGCACGGACGTGGACGCCCGTGGGGTCATCCTGCTCATCGCCTACCTCGGCCGACTGGCCCGAGATGAGTGGGAATCGACAGCACGGCCTCTGATGAACGTCATCCTTGAGGGCCTTCGCCGACAGGACGCGGATCGGTGAGGGCAGCAGATCCCGAAGACATCCTGAACAGTGACCGCAGCATCACCAAATACCAGAGGAGAGGCATCGAATTCGCCACCGTGCGGTGTCAGTTCTCGCTCCCGCCTACGAAGCCAGCCGGCTCACCGTGGACGACATTCTGCCCGCGCCGGCGCTCACCGAGTCCCTCGCCGCAGAGATCCTCAACACCCCGACTTCTCTGTAGCCACCCCGACTCCCCGCGCGAGGACAGCATCACCGGCCAGGCCGGGCGACGTCCGCCACCTCCCGGCGCTGGGCGTCGGCCCACGCCGACCACGACCCCACCCAGGCCGAAGACCTCACCTACGCCGCCAACCGGCTGCTGGTCGGCGACCCGAGCGACCCGGAGCGTGCAACGGCCGAACTGTCCCGCCTGCTGGTCACGCTGGGTGCCGAGGCTGCGATGCAGGGCTCCCGCGGCCGCCAAGTGCTGGTCACGAGGCTGGTGGACGAGGTCGTCGAGGCCGCCGGGAGTGCCTTTCGTGGACCTGCTGGAGCCTCGTCGGTTCACGGCGGGTTCGTGATCACCAGGGGACGACGCCGTCGTCCTCGAAGAACGAACCGGTCGGGCCGCCATCGGGCAGGGTGGCGAGCCGGATCGCTGTGGCCGCGCCCTGTTCAGGAGTGCGGGGCCCTTGGCAGCCGGTGAAGTCGGTCGCGACCAGACCCGGGCAGGCGGCGTTGATCAGGATGTTCGTACCGGCGAACTGCCGGGCGTACTGCACGGTGAGGGCGTTGAGGAACGACTTCGACGGCGCGTAGGCCGCCATGATCGGGATCTCGGTGTCCGGGTCCGCCTGCCGGGCCAGGGAGCCGACGCTACTGGAGACGTTGACGATGCGTGGCGCGGCCGAGCGCCGCAGCAGTGGCAGCATCGCGTTGGTCACCCGGACGACCCCCACGACGTTGGTGTCCACGACCCTGCGGAGCACCTCCAGGTCGAGCGCGGTCGGGTCCTGCACCCACCCCGGGTCCATCTCGCCCGAGATGCCGGCATTGTTGATCAGGGCGTCCAGGCGCC
This is a stretch of genomic DNA from Streptomyces sp. NBC_00285. It encodes these proteins:
- a CDS encoding SDR family oxidoreductase, whose amino-acid sequence is MLSLHGKTVAITGASGGIGEATARLLAQRGAAVVLAARRGERIDAIAQEIREQGGRAATCVVDVTKAADLQRLVAATIDQYGRIDVLVNNAGVAPISPLADLDTESWSAMIDVNLRGTLNGIAAVLPAFREQRSGHLVSIVSVAGLSGVSPSMAVYAATKNAVRTVHEGLRRESTDGVMRTTAISPGYIRTDLADSMADPNIREQTRKNMDAMGIAPAAVARAVAFAIEQPNDVEIGEINVRPTVQA
- a CDS encoding SDR family oxidoreductase; translation: MSETMIALVTGANKGIGYEIAAGLGSLGYRVGVGARDAARRETAVGKLRAAGVDAFGVPLDVTDGQSVTDAAELIERLSGRLDALINNAGISGEMDPGWVQDPTALDLEVLRRVVDTNVVGVVRVTNAMLPLLRRSAAPRIVNVSSSVGSLARQADPDTEIPIMAAYAPSKSFLNALTVQYARQFAGTNILINAACPGLVATDFTGCQGPRTPEQGAATAIRLATLPDGGPTGSFFEDDGVVPW
- a CDS encoding glycoside hydrolase family 16 protein, which produces MNLCTRLALVLALGGLLCGCGAAPGTRSGPAQERPFWRAEFGGAAATRPAEESWNTETGNRDAEGWGNNELQYYTDDAANSALDGDGHLLISARPAPAGSELPCYTREFCTWTSARLTTEGKTALTHGRVVVRAKLPTGTGLLPAIWMLGNNGVEWPGQGEIDICEVVGAEPRTVYGTAHGPTYFNENGIGGSTTLPADASRAFHTYAVDKRPRRITWSVDGKPYFTLTPSKLPAARDWVFEQDMHLLLNVAVGGDWPGPPDASTPSPATMTVDYVRFYGEGRA
- a CDS encoding TetR/AcrR family transcriptional regulator, which codes for MSAPARRPDAVRNRTRIVEAARAALAESPSVHLNEIAKRAGVGQGTLYRNFPNREALLAEVYRRDVEELVTAASDLLAAHEPVEALRHWLDRVMDYAEIKYGVLAVLEPAAWQDLVAHSQNPIEGALGRLLDAGKAAGSIRTDVDARGVILLIAYLGRLARDEWESTARPLMNVILEGLRRQDADR